One window from the genome of Deinococcus arcticus encodes:
- a CDS encoding ArsR/SmtB family transcription factor, with amino-acid sequence MNTQTFQALADPHRLQMVELLRGAPLTVGELAARLDLKQPQASKHLRVLSDAGLIELRPQANRRICHLRPEPFQDLDDWLATFQELWKERFDRLDDYLRQLQTPAPSDDPGETP; translated from the coding sequence GTGAACACGCAAACTTTTCAGGCGCTGGCGGACCCGCACCGCCTCCAGATGGTGGAATTGCTGCGGGGGGCGCCGCTGACCGTGGGTGAACTTGCCGCCCGCCTTGACCTCAAGCAGCCGCAGGCGTCCAAGCACCTGCGCGTCCTGAGCGACGCCGGACTGATTGAGCTGCGCCCGCAGGCCAATCGCCGCATCTGTCACCTACGCCCAGAACCATTTCAGGACCTGGATGACTGGTTGGCCACCTTTCAGGAGTTGTGGAAAGAGCGCTTTGACCGGCTGGACGATTATCTTCGGCAACTTCAGACCCCCGCCCCTTCAGATGACCCAGGAGAGACCCCATGA
- a CDS encoding SRPBCC domain-containing protein: MTSAALTLTHRIENDTQLVLERTFAAPPELVFAAFTQPDHLRQWWGPRGWTLTHCAVDLRPGGRWHYCMKCEDKNQGDFYGMESWGLGIYDEIDAPGRLVYTDYFSDAEGTINDQMPATQSILTFEDVGGKTRVVSRSVYSTPEALKTVMDMGMLQGITETWERLAEHLAGQGE; the protein is encoded by the coding sequence ATGACCAGCGCTGCCCTCACCCTGACCCACCGCATCGAAAACGACACGCAACTCGTGCTGGAACGCACCTTCGCGGCGCCGCCCGAACTGGTCTTTGCCGCCTTCACCCAGCCCGACCACCTGCGCCAGTGGTGGGGGCCACGCGGCTGGACACTGACCCACTGCGCGGTGGACCTGCGCCCCGGTGGCCGCTGGCACTACTGCATGAAGTGCGAGGATAAGAACCAGGGCGACTTCTACGGCATGGAGTCGTGGGGCCTGGGCATTTACGACGAGATTGACGCGCCGGGTCGCCTGGTCTACACCGACTACTTTTCGGATGCCGAGGGCACCATCAATGACCAGATGCCCGCCACCCAGAGCATTCTGACCTTTGAGGACGTGGGCGGGAAAACGCGCGTGGTCAGCCGCTCGGTGTACAGCACGCCCGAAGCCCTGAAGACCGTCATGGACATGGGCATGCTCCAGGGCATCACCGAAACGTGGGAGCGGCTGGCCGAGCATCTGGCAGGGCAGGGCGAGTAA
- the clpB gene encoding ATP-dependent chaperone ClpB yields MNPERFTEASLQALQTAQTLAQNSNHQNLTPAHLLRALTDNDTAARALTLAGGNLSAIREALDAELSKLPRVQGGGENLYLDPALARAFRAADTLAGQMGDSFVAADTLLLALRGEYRGRGLPAEADLNRAVTEQRKGKTVTNKTSEQQFDALAKYGTDLTQRARDGKFDPVIGRDEEIRRAMQILLRRTKNNPVLIGEPGVGKTAIAEGLAIRIVKGDVPDGLKDKRIVSLEMGSLLAGAKFRGEFEERLKGVIDEVIASEGEIVLFVDEIHTIVGAGKTEGSPDAGNMLKPALARGELHLIGATTLSEYREIEKDPALERRFQPVFVDEPSVEDTISILRGIKERYQVHHNVEITDPALVAAAQLSHRYITDRQLPDKAIDLIDESAARLRMALESSPERIDQLERRKLQLEIEREALRREKDQDSQNRLLDIEGALKGLTDELSDVRARWEGERQEVAALREKREALDQVRTDMDRAKRDYDLQRAAELEYGKLPQLEKEVHDLEQKLKGAEFAHTQVTEEDIASVVSRWTGIPVNKLMEGEREKLLKLEEQLHGRVIGQDRAIVSVADAIRRSRAGLSDPGRPLGSFMFLGPTGVGKTELAKALAEFLFDSQDAMVRIDMSEYMEKHTVARLIGAPPGYVGFEEGGQLTEAVRRRPYAVLLFDEIEKAHPDVFNVLLQVLDDGRLTDGQGRTVDFRNTLIILTSNIGSPLILEMQHRGEESASIRDAVMGELQGHFRPEFLNRVDDIIVFDALTAADLHKIVDIQMRGLTKRLAERRISLHLTPAAKDRLAEVGYDPAFGARPLRRAISRELETPLAREILQGHVPDSSSLTVDYDGSAFSFQTGALN; encoded by the coding sequence TTGAATCCCGAACGTTTTACCGAAGCCAGTCTGCAGGCCCTCCAGACCGCGCAAACGCTGGCACAAAACAGCAACCACCAGAACCTGACCCCCGCGCACCTGCTGCGCGCCCTGACAGACAATGACACCGCCGCCCGCGCCCTGACGCTGGCGGGCGGCAACCTGAGTGCCATTCGTGAAGCCCTGGACGCCGAGCTGAGCAAGTTGCCCCGCGTGCAGGGCGGCGGCGAGAACCTGTACCTGGACCCCGCGCTGGCGCGCGCCTTTCGCGCCGCCGACACACTGGCGGGGCAAATGGGCGACTCGTTTGTGGCGGCCGACACCCTGCTGCTGGCCCTGCGCGGCGAGTACCGGGGCAGGGGCCTGCCGGCTGAAGCTGACCTGAACCGCGCCGTGACCGAACAGCGCAAAGGAAAAACCGTGACCAACAAGACCAGTGAACAGCAGTTTGACGCCCTGGCGAAGTACGGCACCGACCTGACCCAGCGCGCCAGGGACGGCAAGTTTGACCCCGTGATTGGCCGCGACGAGGAGATTCGCCGCGCCATGCAGATTCTGCTGCGCCGCACGAAGAACAACCCGGTGCTGATCGGCGAGCCCGGCGTGGGGAAAACCGCCATTGCCGAGGGCCTGGCCATCCGCATCGTGAAGGGCGACGTGCCCGATGGTCTGAAGGACAAGCGCATCGTCAGCCTGGAAATGGGCAGCCTGCTGGCCGGCGCCAAGTTCCGGGGTGAATTTGAGGAACGCCTGAAGGGCGTCATTGACGAGGTCATTGCGTCCGAGGGCGAGATCGTCCTGTTCGTGGACGAGATTCATACGATTGTGGGCGCCGGCAAGACCGAGGGTAGCCCCGACGCCGGCAACATGCTCAAGCCCGCCCTGGCGCGCGGCGAACTGCACCTGATTGGCGCGACCACCCTCAGCGAATACCGCGAGATCGAGAAAGACCCCGCCCTGGAACGCCGCTTTCAGCCCGTCTTTGTGGACGAGCCCAGTGTGGAAGACACCATTTCCATCCTGCGCGGGATCAAGGAGCGGTATCAGGTCCATCACAACGTCGAAATCACCGACCCAGCGCTGGTGGCCGCCGCCCAGCTGTCTCACCGCTACATCACGGACCGGCAGCTGCCTGACAAGGCCATTGACCTGATTGACGAGTCGGCCGCACGGTTGCGCATGGCCCTGGAAAGCAGCCCCGAGCGCATTGACCAGCTGGAGCGCCGCAAGCTGCAACTGGAAATCGAGCGCGAGGCCCTGAGGCGAGAAAAAGACCAGGACAGTCAGAACCGCCTGCTGGATATTGAGGGCGCCCTGAAAGGCCTGACCGACGAGCTGAGCGATGTGCGCGCCCGCTGGGAAGGCGAGCGGCAGGAGGTCGCCGCCCTGCGTGAAAAGCGCGAGGCACTGGATCAGGTGCGCACCGACATGGACCGGGCCAAGCGCGACTATGACCTGCAGCGTGCCGCCGAGCTGGAATACGGCAAGCTGCCGCAGTTGGAAAAAGAGGTGCATGACTTAGAGCAGAAGCTCAAGGGCGCCGAGTTTGCCCACACCCAGGTGACCGAGGAGGACATCGCCTCAGTGGTCAGCCGCTGGACCGGCATTCCGGTGAACAAACTGATGGAAGGCGAGCGCGAGAAGCTGCTGAAGCTGGAAGAACAGCTGCATGGCCGCGTGATTGGCCAGGACCGCGCCATCGTCAGCGTGGCTGACGCCATTCGCCGCAGCCGCGCAGGTCTGAGCGACCCTGGCCGCCCGCTGGGCAGCTTCATGTTCCTGGGGCCAACCGGGGTGGGCAAGACCGAGCTAGCCAAGGCTCTGGCCGAGTTCCTGTTTGACAGCCAGGACGCGATGGTGCGCATTGACATGTCCGAGTACATGGAAAAGCACACGGTGGCGCGCCTGATTGGCGCCCCTCCCGGCTACGTGGGTTTCGAGGAAGGTGGCCAGCTGACCGAGGCTGTGCGCCGGCGCCCCTACGCGGTGCTGCTGTTCGACGAGATTGAAAAGGCGCACCCCGACGTGTTCAACGTGCTGCTGCAGGTGCTGGACGACGGCCGCCTGACTGACGGCCAGGGCCGCACGGTGGACTTCCGCAACACGCTGATTATCCTGACCAGCAACATCGGCAGCCCCCTGATTCTGGAAATGCAGCACCGGGGCGAGGAGTCCGCCAGCATCCGCGACGCGGTGATGGGTGAATTGCAGGGCCACTTCCGCCCCGAGTTCCTGAACCGCGTGGACGACATCATCGTGTTTGACGCGCTGACGGCCGCCGACCTGCACAAAATTGTGGACATTCAGATGCGCGGCCTGACCAAGCGCCTTGCAGAACGCCGCATCAGCCTGCACCTGACGCCCGCCGCCAAGGACCGCCTGGCCGAAGTGGGGTACGACCCCGCTTTTGGCGCCCGCCCGCTGCGCCGCGCCATCAGCCGCGAGCTTGAAACGCCCCTGGCCCGTGAGATTCTGCAGGGCCACGTGCCGGACAGCAGTAGCCTGACGGTGGATTACGACGGGAGTGCGTTTAGCTTCCAGACCGGAGCACTGAATTAG
- a CDS encoding ABC transporter ATP-binding protein: MPEAMLELNDVHTYYDHIHALKGVSMTVNEGEIVALIGGNGAGKTTTLRTVSGMMKPRQGAVTMNGVSIAGIPAHHILKMGMSHVPEGRRIFKDLTVRENLDVGAYSVTDRSLIEHRIQEGFTFFPRLKERENQLGGTMSGGEQQMLAIARALMVAPKLLLLDEPSMGLSPLFVEAIFDIIVKLNKERGTTVLLVEQNANMALSIAHRAYVLQTGEIKLSGNAADIAQDESVRKAYLGED; encoded by the coding sequence ATGCCTGAAGCCATGCTGGAACTGAACGACGTTCACACCTACTACGACCACATTCACGCCCTCAAGGGCGTCTCCATGACCGTGAACGAGGGCGAGATCGTGGCCCTGATCGGCGGCAACGGCGCCGGGAAAACCACCACCCTGCGCACGGTCAGCGGCATGATGAAGCCCCGGCAGGGTGCGGTCACGATGAACGGCGTGAGCATCGCCGGCATTCCCGCCCACCACATCCTGAAGATGGGCATGAGCCATGTGCCCGAAGGCCGGCGCATCTTCAAGGACCTGACCGTGCGCGAGAACCTGGATGTGGGCGCCTACTCGGTCACCGACCGCAGCTTGATTGAGCACCGCATTCAGGAGGGCTTTACCTTCTTTCCGCGCCTGAAAGAGCGTGAAAACCAGCTGGGCGGCACCATGTCGGGCGGCGAGCAGCAGATGCTGGCCATTGCCCGCGCCCTGATGGTGGCGCCGAAGCTGCTGCTGCTGGACGAGCCCAGCATGGGGCTGTCGCCCCTGTTCGTGGAAGCCATCTTCGACATCATCGTGAAGCTGAACAAGGAGCGCGGCACCACTGTGCTGCTGGTGGAGCAGAACGCGAACATGGCCCTGAGCATTGCCCACCGCGCCTACGTGCTGCAGACCGGCGAGATCAAGCTGTCGGGCAACGCCGCCGACATCGCGCAGGACGAGAGCGTGCGCAAGGCCTACCTGGGCGAGGACTGA
- a CDS encoding ABC transporter ATP-binding protein produces MSGNILEVAGVTKVFGGLTAVNDVTMNVPERSIVSVIGPNGAGKTTFFNMVTGIYQPTRGSIQLAGENLVGLQPDQVTAAGIARTFQNIRLFSTMTSEENIMVGRHSRLKSGFVDAVLRTKRFHASEQEARDAARVMLDFVGLGKWRRELATNLPYGDQRKLEIARALATTPKLILLDEPAAGMNPRETEDLKALIRRIRDELGVTVCLIEHDMRLVMTLSEHITVLDYGTKIAEGVPHQVRNDPRVMEAYLGRGAAAGEYGKEERPHA; encoded by the coding sequence GTGAGCGGCAACATTCTGGAAGTCGCAGGGGTCACCAAGGTCTTCGGCGGCCTGACGGCCGTGAACGACGTGACCATGAACGTGCCCGAACGCAGCATCGTCAGCGTGATCGGGCCCAACGGTGCGGGCAAGACCACCTTCTTTAACATGGTCACCGGCATTTACCAGCCCACCCGCGGCAGCATTCAGCTGGCCGGCGAGAATCTGGTGGGGCTGCAGCCTGATCAGGTGACGGCGGCGGGCATTGCGCGCACCTTTCAGAACATCCGCCTGTTTTCCACCATGACCAGCGAGGAAAACATCATGGTGGGGCGGCACTCGCGCCTGAAAAGCGGCTTCGTGGACGCCGTGCTGCGCACCAAGCGCTTCCACGCCTCCGAGCAGGAAGCCAGAGACGCGGCGCGCGTGATGCTGGATTTCGTGGGACTGGGGAAGTGGCGCCGGGAACTGGCCACCAACCTGCCCTACGGCGATCAGCGCAAGCTGGAAATTGCCCGCGCACTGGCCACCACGCCCAAGCTGATCCTGCTGGACGAGCCGGCGGCGGGCATGAACCCCCGCGAAACCGAGGACCTGAAAGCCCTGATCCGGCGCATCCGCGACGAACTGGGCGTGACGGTCTGCCTGATTGAACACGACATGCGGCTGGTCATGACCCTGTCCGAGCACATCACGGTGCTGGACTACGGCACCAAGATTGCCGAGGGCGTGCCCCACCAGGTGCGCAACGACCCCCGCGTGATGGAAGCGTATCTGGGCCGGGGCGCGGCTGCCGGCGAGTACGGGAAGGAAGAGCGCCCCCATGCCTGA
- a CDS encoding branched-chain amino acid ABC transporter permease has translation MTAAPRKPARASQAEQSVLLLLFFLVTSAALLVSHNNDLLAQMGTLGTVLKNPILDAVMVSLFLANILFAYLWRAHPAVKATVALGSLLFVLPLAGRADTSLLDLSIQIMIFAALALGLNIVVGLAGLLDLGYIAFFAVGAYTWSIFASPRFSEILSYFGENPGAGATGTLALGAVSLVGGLGGYLALQRRRAEQVRPGAAWTAALGMIVALVAWFFLGRGVFTLSEQPWSLVGLGALLLLCAFVLGGQALAQARGRDVRGGLLNFSRVIAALLGVAGVFLVTRAALVLMSGQAEGLSGGINPALFWLFLALSIFTAAVVGVLIGLPVLKLKGDYLAIITLGLGEVIRVLALNLDLYSAGSQGITPVGSASVPGFNALAGRLGFEESQYNLLFLYLLVLVVIVVIMLVNARLDKSRIGRAWIAIRDDEVAAQAMGVPLLQTKLIAFATGASFAGVMGMIFAAKQTFISPESFVLNESIMVLAMVILGGMGSIPGVVLGAAVVALLRFRVLPGLGEASANVDWIPQQVNPAQLQKLIFGAILVAMMLLRPEGLLPSRRRQLELHHDDNQEDDSGQGNAGALGKGNQGDVYSPGLAPVKENDRSGGAK, from the coding sequence ATGACCGCCGCGCCCCGTAAGCCTGCGCGGGCTTCCCAGGCCGAGCAATCGGTGCTGCTGCTGCTGTTTTTTCTGGTCACCAGCGCCGCGCTGCTGGTGTCGCACAACAACGACCTGCTGGCACAGATGGGAACCCTGGGCACGGTCCTGAAAAACCCCATTCTGGACGCTGTGATGGTCAGCCTGTTTCTGGCCAACATTCTGTTTGCCTACCTGTGGCGGGCGCACCCGGCGGTCAAGGCCACCGTGGCGCTGGGCAGCCTGCTGTTCGTACTGCCGCTGGCGGGCCGCGCTGACACCAGCCTGCTGGATCTGAGCATTCAGATCATGATCTTCGCCGCCCTGGCGCTGGGCCTGAACATCGTGGTGGGGCTGGCGGGTCTGCTGGACCTGGGCTACATTGCCTTTTTCGCAGTGGGCGCCTACACGTGGTCTATCTTTGCCAGCCCGCGCTTCTCGGAAATCCTGAGCTACTTCGGGGAAAACCCGGGGGCCGGCGCGACCGGGACCCTGGCTCTGGGCGCCGTATCGCTGGTGGGGGGCCTGGGCGGCTACCTGGCCCTGCAAAGACGCCGCGCCGAACAGGTGCGCCCCGGCGCTGCCTGGACCGCAGCCCTGGGCATGATCGTGGCCCTGGTGGCGTGGTTCTTTCTGGGCCGCGGCGTCTTTACCCTGAGTGAACAGCCCTGGAGTCTGGTGGGGCTGGGCGCGCTGCTGCTGCTGTGCGCCTTCGTGCTGGGGGGGCAGGCTCTGGCCCAGGCACGCGGGCGCGACGTGCGCGGCGGCCTGCTGAACTTCAGCCGGGTGATCGCCGCGCTGCTGGGCGTGGCCGGCGTCTTCCTGGTCACCCGCGCCGCCCTGGTGCTGATGTCCGGGCAGGCCGAGGGGCTGTCGGGCGGCATCAACCCGGCCCTGTTCTGGCTGTTCCTGGCACTCTCCATCTTCACAGCTGCCGTGGTAGGCGTGCTGATTGGCCTGCCGGTGCTGAAACTCAAGGGCGACTATCTGGCGATCATCACGCTGGGCCTGGGCGAAGTGATTCGCGTACTGGCCCTGAACCTGGACCTGTACTCGGCCGGCTCGCAGGGCATCACGCCGGTGGGCAGCGCCTCGGTGCCGGGCTTCAATGCGCTGGCTGGCCGCCTGGGCTTTGAGGAATCGCAGTACAACCTGCTGTTCCTGTACCTGCTGGTGCTGGTGGTGATCGTGGTGATCATGCTGGTGAACGCGCGCCTGGACAAGAGCCGCATTGGCCGCGCCTGGATCGCCATCCGCGACGATGAAGTGGCCGCGCAGGCCATGGGCGTGCCGCTGCTGCAGACCAAGCTGATCGCCTTTGCCACCGGCGCCTCGTTCGCCGGGGTCATGGGCATGATCTTCGCCGCCAAGCAGACCTTTATCAGCCCAGAGAGCTTCGTGCTGAACGAGAGCATCATGGTGCTGGCGATGGTGATTCTGGGCGGCATGGGCTCGATTCCCGGCGTGGTGCTGGGTGCAGCCGTGGTGGCGCTGCTGCGCTTCCGGGTGCTGCCGGGCCTGGGTGAAGCCAGCGCCAACGTGGACTGGATTCCCCAGCAGGTGAACCCGGCGCAGCTGCAGAAGCTGATTTTCGGCGCCATCCTGGTGGCCATGATGCTGCTGCGCCCAGAAGGGCTGCTGCCCAGCAGACGGCGTCAGCTGGAACTGCACCACGACGACAATCAGGAAGACGACAGCGGGCAGGGCAACGCCGGCGCGCTGGGCAAGGGCAACCAGGGCGACGTGTACAGCCCCGGTCTGGCCCCAGTGAAGGAAAATGACCGCAGCGGAGGCGCCAAGTGA
- a CDS encoding branched-chain amino acid ABC transporter permease gives MDFATLSPFLVEVVVGGLVLGFVYAIIALGYTMVYGVLQLINFAHSEVFVTGAVVGFEVFRVLAGVNMNGYLKLLIALVAAMVIAGGLNVLIERLAYRPLRNAPKLVPLITAIGVSLILQDVLRIIEGFQGRFDLTYTLPQGFAGPFCGPDSSCAGVGSFLNTIGVRVKVTDIIVIVVSLVSLAALNYLVNRTRMGKAIRAVAQDRVTAGLMGIDANRMISATFLIGGALGGISGVLFGMKFGTVNAYSGFDPGIIAFTAAVLGGIGSIPGAVLGGLTLGVIQNLIGAMSVLGGVLGIANLEAIDASYQRIGAFIVLVLILIFKPTGLLGKSNVEKV, from the coding sequence TTGGATTTCGCCACTTTGTCGCCGTTTCTGGTGGAGGTGGTCGTGGGCGGCCTGGTGCTGGGCTTTGTCTACGCGATCATCGCGCTGGGGTACACCATGGTGTATGGCGTGCTGCAGCTGATCAACTTTGCCCACAGCGAAGTGTTCGTGACCGGCGCCGTGGTGGGCTTTGAGGTCTTCCGCGTGCTGGCCGGCGTGAACATGAACGGCTACCTGAAGCTGCTCATTGCCCTGGTGGCCGCCATGGTGATTGCGGGCGGCCTGAATGTCCTGATTGAGCGCTTGGCCTACCGGCCCCTGCGCAACGCGCCCAAGCTGGTGCCGCTGATCACGGCCATCGGGGTTTCGCTGATCCTGCAGGACGTGCTGCGTATCATCGAGGGCTTCCAGGGCCGCTTTGACCTGACCTACACGCTGCCGCAGGGCTTTGCGGGCCCCTTCTGCGGCCCCGACAGTTCGTGTGCAGGCGTGGGCAGCTTCCTGAACACCATCGGCGTGCGGGTCAAGGTCACAGACATCATCGTGATTGTGGTGTCGCTGGTCAGCCTCGCGGCCCTGAACTATCTGGTCAACCGCACCCGCATGGGCAAGGCCATTCGCGCCGTGGCCCAGGACCGCGTCACAGCTGGCCTGATGGGCATTGACGCCAACCGCATGATCAGCGCCACCTTCCTGATCGGCGGGGCGCTGGGCGGCATCAGCGGCGTGCTGTTCGGCATGAAGTTCGGCACCGTGAACGCCTACAGCGGCTTTGACCCGGGCATCATTGCCTTTACGGCGGCGGTGCTGGGCGGCATCGGCTCCATTCCGGGCGCGGTGCTGGGCGGCCTGACGCTGGGCGTGATTCAGAACCTCATCGGCGCCATGAGCGTGCTGGGGGGCGTGCTGGGCATTGCCAACCTGGAAGCGATTGACGCCTCGTACCAGCGTATTGGGGCCTTTATCGTGCTGGTTCTGATTCTGATCTTTAAACCCACCGGCCTGCTCGGCAAGAGCAACGTGGAGAAAGTATGA
- a CDS encoding branched-chain amino acid ABC transporter substrate-binding protein: MKKTAFSLTVLAALALGTASAQTTIKIASLSPLSGGQSDLGSQIRNGAQLAINEYKAQFKKLGFDLVLVPYDDQADPATGTSAANKIAADRQILAVVGTLNSGVAIPASAVLVKSRVAMVSPANTANGVTDRGLSNMNRIVARDDAQGPAGANFISGNLKAKKVYVLNDKTAYGEGLAKEVEKALKAKGVQVVGNEGTEEKSDFSTIISKIRLQRPDAIYFGGIYNQVGVFIKQLREAGINTPVVGGDGLDSGELPVIVGKANANNIYFTTVAAPISALPAARVFATSYKKTFNDDAQGFGAFGYDAAKVVVQGVLNAVRANGNKLPSRAQVESAIRKGSYTGLLSGNVSFNSAGDRKSATLYVMNVTGGQFKLSTSIPVKPVKQ, encoded by the coding sequence ATGAAGAAGACCGCGTTTTCGCTGACCGTCCTGGCTGCCCTGGCGCTGGGCACCGCCTCCGCCCAGACCACCATCAAGATTGCCAGCCTCAGCCCGCTGTCCGGCGGCCAGAGCGACCTGGGCTCCCAGATTCGCAACGGCGCGCAGCTGGCCATCAACGAGTACAAGGCCCAGTTCAAGAAGCTGGGCTTCGACCTCGTGCTCGTGCCCTACGACGACCAGGCCGACCCCGCCACCGGCACCTCCGCCGCCAACAAGATTGCCGCCGACCGCCAGATTCTGGCCGTGGTGGGCACCCTGAACAGCGGCGTGGCCATCCCCGCCAGCGCCGTGCTGGTCAAGAGCCGCGTGGCCATGGTCTCGCCGGCGAACACCGCCAACGGCGTGACCGACCGTGGCCTGAGCAACATGAACCGCATCGTGGCCCGTGACGACGCCCAGGGTCCGGCCGGCGCCAACTTCATCAGCGGCAACCTGAAGGCCAAGAAGGTCTATGTCCTGAACGACAAGACCGCCTACGGCGAGGGCCTGGCCAAGGAAGTCGAAAAGGCGCTGAAAGCCAAGGGTGTGCAGGTGGTGGGCAACGAAGGGACCGAAGAGAAGAGCGACTTCTCGACGATCATCTCCAAGATTCGCCTGCAGCGCCCGGACGCGATTTACTTCGGCGGGATCTACAACCAGGTGGGCGTGTTCATCAAGCAGCTGCGCGAAGCGGGCATCAACACCCCCGTGGTGGGCGGCGACGGTCTGGACAGCGGCGAACTGCCGGTAATCGTCGGCAAGGCCAACGCCAACAACATCTACTTCACCACCGTCGCCGCGCCCATCAGCGCGCTGCCGGCCGCCCGCGTCTTTGCCACCAGCTACAAGAAGACCTTCAACGACGACGCCCAGGGCTTCGGGGCCTTCGGGTACGACGCGGCCAAGGTCGTGGTGCAGGGCGTGCTGAACGCGGTGCGCGCCAACGGCAACAAGCTGCCCAGCCGCGCGCAGGTGGAAAGTGCTATCCGCAAGGGCAGCTACACCGGCCTGCTCTCGGGGAACGTCAGCTTCAACTCGGCCGGTGACCGCAAGTCTGCCACCCTGTACGTGATGAACGTGACGGGCGGGCAGTTCAAGCTCAGCACCAGCATTCCCGTCAAGCCCGTCAAGCAGTAA
- the glnA gene encoding type I glutamate--ammonia ligase, translating into MTPRPTPPIPPTREQILQELQDAEVKFLRLQFTDILGTTKNVEVPKSQFHKALSGDVTFDGSAVEGFTRVEESDMLLRPDLGTFLIYPQFSREEGERGKVARLICDVTLPDGTPFEGDPRQVLKRQMARAAALGFEMFVGTEPEFFLFERTPDGRGSTVTHDKAGYFDLAPIDKGERIRREITNKLVEMGFEIEAAHHEVAPGQHEIDFRYAPALETADRIATFKFVVKRVALEYGLLASFLPKPMPGVNGSGMHCHLSLFRGGSNAFADPDGEYGLSRTAQQFIAGLLDHAGSMVAITNPLVNSYKRLVPGFEAPVNVAWSTSNRSALIRIPAKRGHSTRAEMRMPDPSCNPYLALAVMLAAGLDGIEQAMEPPPAIQRNIFKMTVREKRHHRVRELPTDLREAVDELQKDEVMARALGDHVLDHFVAAKRAEWREYSAAVHAWELERYLDLI; encoded by the coding sequence ATGACGCCCCGCCCTACCCCCCCCATTCCCCCCACCCGAGAGCAGATCCTGCAGGAGCTGCAAGACGCCGAGGTGAAATTCCTGCGGCTGCAATTCACTGACATCCTGGGCACCACCAAGAACGTGGAGGTGCCCAAGTCCCAGTTTCACAAGGCCCTGAGCGGCGACGTGACCTTTGACGGCAGCGCCGTGGAAGGCTTCACCCGCGTGGAAGAGTCCGACATGCTGCTGCGCCCGGACCTGGGCACCTTTCTGATTTACCCGCAGTTTTCCCGCGAGGAAGGCGAGCGCGGCAAGGTGGCCCGCCTGATCTGCGACGTGACCTTGCCTGACGGCACCCCCTTTGAGGGCGACCCCCGGCAGGTCCTCAAGCGCCAGATGGCGCGCGCCGCCGCCCTGGGCTTCGAGATGTTCGTGGGCACGGAACCGGAGTTCTTTCTCTTCGAGCGCACCCCCGATGGCCGGGGCAGCACGGTCACCCACGACAAGGCGGGCTACTTCGATCTGGCGCCCATTGACAAGGGCGAGCGTATCCGGCGCGAGATTACCAACAAACTGGTCGAGATGGGCTTTGAAATCGAGGCTGCGCACCACGAGGTGGCCCCGGGCCAGCACGAGATTGATTTCCGTTACGCCCCGGCCCTGGAAACCGCCGACCGCATCGCCACCTTCAAGTTCGTGGTCAAGCGCGTGGCGCTGGAATACGGCCTGCTGGCCTCGTTTCTGCCCAAGCCCATGCCGGGCGTGAACGGCTCGGGGATGCACTGCCACCTGAGCCTGTTCAGAGGCGGCAGCAACGCCTTTGCCGACCCGGACGGCGAATACGGCCTGTCACGCACTGCGCAGCAGTTCATCGCGGGGCTGCTGGACCACGCGGGCAGCATGGTGGCCATCACCAATCCGCTGGTGAACAGCTACAAGCGGCTGGTGCCGGGCTTTGAGGCGCCGGTGAACGTGGCCTGGAGCACCAGCAACCGCTCGGCGCTGATTCGCATTCCAGCCAAGCGCGGCCACTCCACCCGCGCGGAAATGCGTATGCCTGACCCCAGCTGTAATCCGTACCTGGCGCTGGCCGTGATGCTGGCCGCTGGCCTGGACGGCATTGAGCAAGCCATGGAGCCGCCGCCCGCCATTCAGCGCAACATCTTCAAGATGACCGTGCGCGAAAAGCGCCACCACCGCGTGCGCGAACTGCCCACCGATCTGCGCGAGGCAGTGGACGAACTGCAAAAGGACGAGGTGATGGCCCGCGCGCTTGGCGACCACGTGCTGGACCATTTTGTGGCCGCCAAGCGGGCCGAGTGGCGCGAGTACAGCGCGGCGGTGCATGCCTGGGAGCTGGAGCGCTACCTGGACCTGATCTAG